In Streptomyces hawaiiensis, one genomic interval encodes:
- a CDS encoding LysR family transcriptional regulator: MDLALLRTFVTVHRAGSFTRAAALLGLSQPAVTSQIRTLERQLGRPLFLRQARGVTPTSIGDELAHKAAPHLDALVEITETGLDDDSSLRTLHLAGPPEFTAERALPALTELTGEDGQGFALRASFGNAEETLEGLSAGHHDLAISTAQPRGALLTATALCDEEHVLVAAPRWAEQAGTGRPDRTAEPAFEKVPVVEVHESLPFVSRYWASVFDSPPAAPGTVIVPDLRAVLACAAAGAGLAVLPRYLCAPALERGDVVALHEPAVPPLRTYFLVVRTGTLAMPHIARAHEWLQQASADWC, from the coding sequence GTGGATCTGGCCTTGCTGCGGACCTTCGTGACCGTGCACCGGGCCGGCTCCTTCACTCGCGCCGCCGCCCTGCTCGGTCTCTCCCAGCCTGCCGTCACCTCGCAGATACGGACGCTGGAGCGGCAGCTGGGCCGCCCTCTCTTCCTGAGGCAGGCCCGTGGCGTGACCCCCACGAGCATCGGCGACGAACTCGCCCACAAGGCCGCGCCCCATCTCGACGCCCTGGTGGAGATCACCGAGACCGGTCTCGACGACGACTCCTCCTTACGGACGCTGCACCTCGCGGGTCCTCCGGAGTTCACCGCCGAACGAGCCCTGCCCGCCCTCACGGAGCTGACCGGTGAGGACGGCCAGGGCTTCGCCTTGCGCGCCTCCTTCGGGAACGCCGAAGAAACGCTGGAAGGGCTTTCCGCCGGGCATCACGATCTGGCCATCAGTACGGCCCAGCCGCGCGGCGCCCTGCTCACGGCGACTGCGCTCTGCGACGAGGAGCACGTCCTGGTCGCCGCCCCGCGCTGGGCCGAGCAGGCCGGCACCGGGCGGCCGGACCGCACAGCGGAACCGGCCTTCGAGAAGGTGCCCGTGGTGGAGGTGCACGAGTCGCTGCCTTTCGTCTCCCGCTACTGGGCCTCCGTCTTCGACTCGCCCCCGGCCGCTCCGGGCACCGTGATAGTCCCCGATCTGCGCGCGGTCCTCGCCTGCGCGGCCGCCGGGGCCGGCCTGGCGGTGCTGCCCCGCTATCTGTGCGCGCCGGCGCTGGAGCGGGGCGATGTCGTCGCCCTGCACGAGCCGGCGGTGCCGCCGCTGCGGACGTACTTCCTGGTGGTCCGCACCGGGACGCTGGCGATGCCGCATATCGCGCGGGCTCATGAGTGGTTGCAGCAGGCCTCAGCCGACTGGTGCTGA
- a CDS encoding phage holin family protein produces MKNFVVKTVANAGALAVAVWLLDKITLTGDSTGKEIGTLIIVALLFGLVNFLVKPLVKLLSLPLLILTLGLFTLVVNALMLLLTSWLADKLDLSFHVEGFWTAVLGGLIISVVSWALHVVLPDGD; encoded by the coding sequence ATGAAGAATTTCGTAGTCAAGACGGTCGCCAACGCGGGTGCCCTGGCGGTCGCCGTATGGCTGCTCGACAAAATCACCCTGACCGGTGACAGCACGGGCAAAGAGATCGGCACCCTGATCATCGTGGCGCTGCTCTTCGGCCTGGTGAACTTCCTGGTCAAGCCCCTTGTCAAGCTCCTCAGCCTGCCGCTGCTGATACTGACGCTCGGCCTGTTCACGCTGGTCGTCAACGCACTGATGCTGCTTCTCACGTCGTGGCTGGCGGACAAGCTCGACCTGAGCTTCCACGTGGAGGGCTTCTGGACGGCCGTCCTGGGCGGCCTGATCATCTCGGTCGTCTCCTGGGCGCTGCACGTCGTCCTGCCCGACGGGGACTGA
- a CDS encoding low molecular weight protein-tyrosine-phosphatase, with amino-acid sequence MTYRVCFVCTGNICRSPMAEIVFRARVAEAGLDGLVEVDSAGTGGWHEGDGADPRTVAVLEDNGYAGGHTARRFQSSWFSRLDLVIALDSGHLGALRRLAPTEQDAEKVRLLRSYDPAAGDDLDVPDPYYGGLDGFEECLEMVEAASIGLLAAVREDVEGRAA; translated from the coding sequence ATGACCTACCGCGTCTGCTTCGTCTGCACGGGCAACATCTGCCGTTCCCCGATGGCCGAGATCGTCTTCCGCGCGCGGGTGGCGGAAGCGGGTCTGGACGGGCTGGTGGAGGTCGACAGCGCCGGCACGGGCGGCTGGCACGAGGGCGACGGCGCCGACCCGCGCACGGTGGCCGTCCTGGAGGACAACGGCTACGCCGGCGGTCACACGGCCCGGCGGTTCCAGTCGTCCTGGTTCTCCCGCCTCGACCTGGTGATCGCCCTCGACTCCGGCCACCTCGGGGCCCTGCGCCGCCTCGCGCCGACGGAGCAGGACGCGGAGAAGGTACGGCTGCTGCGCTCGTACGACCCCGCCGCCGGCGACGACCTCGACGTACCGGACCCCTACTACGGGGGCCTGGACGGCTTCGAGGAGTGTCTTGAGATGGTGGAGGCGGCGAGCATCGGTCTGCTCGCCGCAGTGCGTGAGGACGTGGAGGGACGGGCGGCATGA
- a CDS encoding IclR family transcriptional regulator, producing MQRAMRLLETVAVHEYGAPAKQLARETGLALPTTDHLLRTLVHEGYLRRDKGLFFLGEAAERLSSSGARQKRRSTVVDALANWRDVLGVPVYYAVYREGEIEVMCVSDTPGNPAVEEWADFRETGHAHAIGQCLLSQLDEESRRDHLDRYPVQPLTPYTVRDNHSLLRRLERIRRMEPVTERQEYALGAVCAAIPLTLGTTAATMAISLPAHQADRLLPTARQLQTEIGRLLGSLALSISM from the coding sequence GTGCAGCGCGCGATGCGCCTGCTGGAGACCGTCGCCGTGCACGAGTACGGCGCCCCCGCCAAACAACTGGCCCGTGAGACCGGGCTGGCGCTGCCCACGACCGACCACCTGCTGCGCACACTCGTACACGAGGGCTATCTGCGCCGGGACAAGGGCCTGTTCTTCCTCGGCGAGGCGGCCGAGCGGCTGAGCAGCAGCGGAGCGCGGCAGAAACGTCGCAGCACGGTCGTCGACGCGCTGGCGAACTGGCGGGACGTCCTGGGCGTGCCCGTGTACTACGCGGTGTACCGCGAGGGCGAGATCGAGGTCATGTGCGTCTCCGACACCCCGGGCAACCCGGCGGTCGAGGAGTGGGCCGACTTCCGCGAGACCGGGCACGCGCACGCCATCGGTCAGTGCCTGCTGTCCCAGCTGGACGAGGAATCGCGCCGTGACCACCTCGACCGCTACCCGGTGCAGCCCCTCACGCCGTACACGGTGCGCGACAACCACAGCCTGCTGAGACGGCTGGAGCGGATCCGGCGGATGGAACCGGTGACCGAGCGTCAGGAGTACGCCCTGGGCGCGGTCTGCGCCGCGATCCCGCTCACCCTCGGCACCACGGCCGCGACGATGGCCATCTCGCTGCCCGCACACCAGGCCGACCGGCTGCTGCCCACGGCCCGGCAGTTGCAGACCGAGATCGGGCGGCTGCTCGGCTCGCTCGCGCTCTCTATCAGTATGTGA
- a CDS encoding GlcG/HbpS family heme-binding protein: MSTTTAVAPLTTQDADALVSAAHRATAAAGVTVLDAGGHLLAFRRDDSTVLISGETSTRKAYTALQLNAPTADLVDAVQPGGLFHTLPTALDRPLLFIAGDVPVHRDGRLIGAIGVGGGAPEQDHGFATAAVEALA; the protein is encoded by the coding sequence ATGAGCACCACCACCGCCGTCGCCCCGTTGACCACCCAGGACGCCGACGCCCTCGTCTCCGCGGCCCACCGCGCCACCGCGGCCGCGGGCGTCACCGTCCTGGACGCGGGGGGCCATCTGCTCGCCTTCCGGCGGGACGACAGCACCGTGCTGATCTCCGGCGAGACCAGCACCCGCAAGGCCTACACGGCTCTGCAGTTGAACGCGCCCACCGCCGACCTCGTCGACGCGGTGCAGCCAGGAGGCCTCTTCCACACGCTGCCGACCGCGCTCGACCGGCCGCTGCTGTTCATCGCCGGCGACGTGCCGGTGCACCGTGACGGCCGCCTGATCGGCGCGATCGGCGTCGGCGGCGGTGCCCCGGAGCAGGACCACGGCTTCGCCACGGCCGCTGTTGAGGCCCTCGCCTGA
- a CDS encoding globin domain-containing protein, protein MDAPTTTSADNGTSGGGGGWFTPRKNPTTAPDSDPGTAEGRRPAAIRPVGRPTTAPDAPEDGPSGPPTPIPGSVDTGRPDLGRERPEAIPRLAPSAAQHAPSSAVSSPATASSPGPTPTALTPAPFASPLAPPPTAAAEQQVPAQRHAPASSPGEAATAPAEAESPDAVLIRRAMAEVAPVSDKVTSYFYALLFVRHPDLRSLFPAAMDTQRDRLLRALLTAAEHIDNKDVLVDYLQNLGRGHRKYGTRAEHYPAVGECLIGALSKYAAGVWNAEMEAAWVRAYTTISQVMIDAAGADELRAPAWWYAEVVTHDLRTPDVAVVTVRPDQPYPFLAGQYTSVETPWWPRIWRHYSFASAPRSDGLLSFHVKAVPAGWVSNALVHRARPGDIIRLGPPAGSMTVDHTTDSGLLCLGGGTGIAPIKALVEDVAEHGDRRPVEVFYGARTDHDLYDINTMLRLQQSHPWLSVRAIIDQQAHQQLPDAIRAYGPWNEFDAYVSGPPGMIRSGVDALRDSGIPSDRIRHDSVEELVAAGS, encoded by the coding sequence ATGGACGCTCCGACCACCACGTCGGCCGACAACGGCACTTCTGGCGGCGGGGGCGGCTGGTTCACACCCCGCAAGAACCCCACGACGGCGCCGGACAGCGACCCCGGGACGGCAGAAGGGCGCCGACCGGCCGCCATACGCCCCGTGGGCAGGCCCACGACCGCCCCGGACGCGCCGGAGGACGGCCCATCCGGGCCACCCACCCCGATACCCGGCAGCGTTGATACCGGCCGGCCGGACCTTGGGCGTGAACGCCCGGAGGCGATACCCAGGCTCGCCCCTTCAGCCGCACAGCACGCCCCGTCTTCCGCGGTCTCGAGCCCGGCCACCGCCTCGTCGCCGGGTCCCACACCCACAGCGCTCACCCCGGCGCCCTTCGCCTCCCCCCTGGCTCCGCCCCCCACTGCCGCCGCCGAGCAGCAGGTTCCCGCACAGCGGCATGCGCCGGCGTCGTCCCCAGGAGAGGCCGCCACCGCCCCGGCCGAAGCGGAATCCCCGGACGCCGTGCTCATCCGCCGGGCCATGGCCGAAGTCGCCCCGGTCTCCGACAAGGTCACGTCGTACTTCTACGCCCTGCTCTTCGTCCGCCACCCCGACCTGCGGTCGCTGTTCCCGGCCGCGATGGACACCCAGCGGGACCGGCTGCTCAGGGCGCTGCTCACGGCCGCCGAGCACATCGACAACAAGGACGTCCTCGTCGACTACCTGCAAAACCTCGGCCGGGGGCACCGGAAGTACGGGACACGGGCCGAGCACTACCCGGCCGTCGGCGAGTGCCTCATCGGCGCGCTGAGCAAGTACGCCGCCGGGGTCTGGAACGCGGAGATGGAGGCGGCCTGGGTCCGGGCCTACACCACAATCTCCCAGGTCATGATCGACGCGGCGGGCGCGGACGAACTGCGCGCCCCAGCCTGGTGGTACGCCGAGGTCGTCACGCACGACCTGAGAACCCCGGACGTCGCGGTCGTCACCGTCCGGCCCGACCAGCCGTACCCCTTCCTCGCCGGTCAGTACACGAGCGTGGAGACGCCTTGGTGGCCCCGGATATGGCGGCACTACTCCTTCGCATCGGCCCCCCGCTCCGACGGTCTGCTGTCGTTCCACGTGAAGGCCGTCCCGGCGGGCTGGGTCTCCAACGCCCTGGTGCACCGCGCCCGCCCCGGCGACATCATCCGGCTCGGCCCGCCCGCCGGTTCCATGACCGTCGACCACACCACCGACAGCGGCCTGCTCTGCCTGGGCGGCGGCACGGGCATAGCGCCCATCAAGGCCTTGGTCGAGGATGTCGCCGAGCACGGGGACCGCCGGCCGGTCGAGGTCTTCTACGGCGCTCGTACCGACCACGACCTGTACGACATCAACACCATGCTCCGCCTCCAGCAGAGCCACCCCTGGCTCTCGGTCCGGGCGATCATCGACCAGCAGGCGCACCAGCAGCTGCCGGACGCGATACGCGCCTACGGGCCGTGGAACGAGTTCGACGCCTACGTCTCGGGCCCGCCCGGGATGATCCGCAGCGGTGTGGACGCCCTGCGGGACAGCGGCATCCCGTCGGACCGCATACGGCACGACTCCGTCGAGGAACTGGTCGCGGCCGGAAGCTGA
- a CDS encoding cupin domain-containing protein, protein MKAFRLDELEAERAANEGAYLQFLREQNMSVGLYALDAGEQDPQKPHNQDEVYFIVSGRAAITVGLETTQVARGSVIYVPAGVAHKFHHITEDLRVLVVFSPPER, encoded by the coding sequence ATGAAGGCATTCCGGCTGGATGAACTGGAGGCGGAGCGCGCCGCCAACGAGGGCGCCTACCTGCAGTTTCTGCGGGAGCAGAACATGTCGGTCGGTCTGTACGCCCTCGACGCGGGCGAGCAGGATCCACAGAAACCGCACAATCAGGACGAGGTCTACTTCATTGTGAGCGGCCGTGCCGCGATCACCGTCGGCCTGGAGACGACCCAGGTGGCGCGCGGCAGCGTGATCTACGTGCCGGCGGGTGTCGCACACAAGTTCCACCACATCACCGAGGATCTGAGGGTGCTGGTGGTCTTCTCTCCGCCCGAGAGGTGA
- a CDS encoding MarR family winged helix-turn-helix transcriptional regulator codes for MTATDPALTALAQSWCALSLLHGRIEAHIERALQAGHDLSAREYSLLDVLSRQHDGDGGHLQMKQVADAVVLSQSATTRLVTRLEDRGLLERYLCPTDRRGIYTNVTEAGLELLEAARPTNDAALREALDEAAKNPELAPLVRVVETLKAPMPA; via the coding sequence ATGACAGCGACGGACCCCGCGCTCACCGCTCTCGCCCAGAGCTGGTGCGCCCTCTCCCTGCTCCACGGGAGGATCGAGGCCCACATCGAGCGCGCCCTGCAGGCCGGACACGACCTCAGCGCGCGCGAGTACTCCCTGCTGGACGTGCTCAGCCGGCAGCACGACGGGGACGGAGGCCATCTGCAGATGAAGCAGGTCGCCGACGCGGTCGTCCTCAGCCAGAGCGCCACCACACGTCTGGTCACCCGTCTGGAAGACCGCGGACTCCTGGAGCGCTACCTGTGCCCGACCGACCGCCGGGGCATCTACACCAACGTCACCGAAGCGGGCCTCGAGCTGCTGGAAGCGGCGCGCCCGACCAATGACGCCGCCCTGCGCGAGGCCCTCGATGAAGCGGCGAAGAACCCCGAACTGGCCCCGCTGGTCCGGGTCGTGGAGACGCTGAAGGCTCCGATGCCCGCCTAG
- a CDS encoding NUDIX domain-containing protein gives MTVRPVVKRTARAVLLDGADLILIKRTKPGVDPYWLTPGGGVEPGDSTVVDALHREVYEELGAKITDVVPCFVDTMEHIGEDSGATGVKVQHFFVCRLESMDPSLRHGPEVDEPVGEYEIVRVPFTRVGIASVHLVPLSLRHYLDGNIEGVLAMHATDLG, from the coding sequence ATGACCGTCCGACCCGTGGTCAAGCGCACCGCCCGCGCCGTTCTGCTGGACGGTGCCGACCTGATCTTGATCAAGCGCACCAAGCCGGGTGTGGATCCCTACTGGCTCACCCCCGGCGGCGGGGTCGAGCCCGGCGACTCGACCGTCGTCGACGCCCTGCACCGCGAGGTGTACGAGGAACTCGGCGCGAAGATCACCGATGTGGTGCCCTGCTTCGTGGACACCATGGAGCACATCGGGGAGGACAGCGGCGCGACCGGTGTGAAGGTGCAGCACTTTTTCGTCTGCCGCCTGGAGTCCATGGACCCCTCGCTGCGCCACGGCCCCGAGGTCGACGAGCCGGTCGGCGAGTACGAGATCGTGCGTGTGCCCTTCACCCGGGTCGGTATCGCCTCCGTCCATCTCGTGCCGCTGTCGCTGCGGCACTACCTGGACGGCAACATCGAGGGCGTACTCGCCATGCACGCGACCGACCTGGGGTGA
- a CDS encoding GNAT family N-acetyltransferase, with product MGDLEIRAAAADDVPAIVAMLADDPLGAQRESPDDLAPYLAALERLSADPNQRLVVAVREGRVVGTLQLTVIPGLSRRGATRSIIEGVRIHADERGSGLGTQLIEWAIDTSRDQGCQLVQLTSDRTRTDAHRFYERLGFTASHTGFKLPL from the coding sequence ATGGGAGACCTTGAGATACGTGCCGCCGCTGCCGACGACGTCCCGGCGATCGTCGCCATGCTCGCGGACGACCCGCTGGGCGCGCAGCGCGAGTCACCGGACGACCTCGCCCCGTACCTGGCCGCACTGGAACGACTCAGCGCCGACCCGAACCAGCGTCTGGTCGTGGCGGTCCGGGAGGGCCGGGTCGTCGGCACGCTCCAGCTCACCGTCATTCCCGGGCTCTCCCGACGCGGTGCCACCAGGTCGATCATCGAAGGGGTGCGCATCCACGCGGACGAGCGCGGCAGCGGCCTGGGAACACAGCTCATCGAGTGGGCGATCGACACATCCCGGGACCAGGGATGCCAGTTGGTCCAGCTGACCTCCGACAGGACGCGCACCGACGCCCACCGCTTCTACGAGCGGCTCGGGTTCACGGCCTCCCACACGGGCTTCAAGCTCCCGCTGTGA
- a CDS encoding DUF5326 family protein: MREIFTGLPWWVKWVAVPVIALVVFGGLIASVVGFVIGLLFKVLVFVALAGGLIYVVRKFTSSSSSRSDW; this comes from the coding sequence ATGCGAGAGATCTTCACGGGACTGCCGTGGTGGGTGAAGTGGGTCGCGGTGCCGGTCATCGCCCTGGTCGTGTTCGGCGGGCTGATCGCCAGTGTGGTCGGTTTCGTCATCGGACTGCTCTTCAAGGTGCTGGTCTTCGTGGCACTGGCCGGTGGACTGATTTACGTCGTACGGAAGTTCACGTCGAGCTCCTCGTCGCGCAGCGACTGGTGA
- a CDS encoding cystathionine gamma-lyase, with the protein MSDSATGDAGGATGGSARATADADQVRDATSRVTGAADDVTGAADQATGAVDDVTDVVDEVTGAVDEVTGIETRTTTGAGDGTRAVRAGLPEPVKYEPTLPGPVFAAHFHLPGDPTGPYTYGRDENPTWTLLEHAVGELEAPGQDDAETLVFASGMAAISAVLFSQLRSGDVCVLPDDGYQALPLVRAQLEAYGIEVRTAPTGGDAQLDVLDGATLLWIETPSNPGLDVCDIRRLAEAAHARGALVAVDNTLATPLGQRPLELGADFAVASGTKQLTGHGDVLLGYVVGRDAEAMAAVRRWRKIVGAIPGPMEAWLAHRSIATLQMRVDRQSATALAVAEALRERPEVTGLRYPGLPDDPSHKIAARQMRRFGCVVSFTLPSRARADRFLDALRLVDDATSFGGVRSTAERRGRWGGDAVPEGFIRLSVGAEDSEDLVADVLRALDASNA; encoded by the coding sequence ATGAGCGATTCCGCGACGGGTGACGCGGGCGGGGCGACGGGCGGCTCGGCCCGGGCGACGGCCGACGCGGACCAGGTGAGGGATGCCACGAGCCGGGTGACGGGTGCCGCGGACGACGTGACGGGTGCGGCGGACCAGGCGACGGGTGCCGTCGACGACGTGACGGACGTCGTCGACGAGGTGACGGGGGCCGTGGACGAGGTGACCGGCATCGAGACTCGGACGACCACGGGTGCCGGTGACGGCACGCGCGCGGTGCGGGCCGGGCTTCCCGAGCCGGTCAAGTACGAGCCCACCCTGCCCGGCCCGGTGTTCGCCGCCCACTTCCATCTGCCGGGCGACCCGACCGGCCCCTACACCTACGGCCGCGACGAGAACCCGACCTGGACGCTGCTGGAACACGCCGTCGGCGAGCTGGAGGCGCCCGGCCAGGACGATGCCGAGACGCTCGTCTTCGCCTCGGGCATGGCCGCGATCTCGGCGGTGCTCTTCTCTCAGCTGCGCAGCGGCGACGTGTGCGTCCTGCCCGACGACGGCTACCAGGCGCTGCCGCTGGTGCGCGCCCAGCTGGAGGCGTACGGCATCGAGGTGCGTACCGCGCCGACGGGCGGCGACGCCCAGCTCGATGTCCTCGACGGTGCGACTCTGCTGTGGATCGAGACCCCGTCGAACCCCGGGCTCGACGTGTGCGACATCCGGCGGCTCGCCGAGGCGGCACACGCGCGTGGTGCCCTGGTGGCCGTCGACAACACCCTTGCCACACCGCTCGGCCAGCGTCCGCTGGAACTCGGCGCCGACTTCGCGGTGGCCAGCGGTACCAAGCAGCTCACCGGCCACGGCGACGTCCTCCTGGGCTACGTCGTCGGCCGGGACGCCGAGGCCATGGCCGCCGTACGCCGCTGGCGCAAGATCGTCGGTGCGATTCCCGGGCCCATGGAGGCCTGGCTCGCGCACCGTTCGATCGCGACGCTCCAGATGCGGGTCGACCGGCAGAGCGCGACGGCCCTGGCGGTCGCCGAGGCACTGCGCGAGCGGCCCGAGGTGACGGGGCTGCGCTACCCGGGGCTCCCCGACGACCCCTCGCACAAGATCGCCGCGCGTCAGATGCGGCGCTTCGGGTGCGTGGTGTCGTTCACGCTGCCCTCGCGCGCGCGTGCCGACCGCTTTCTCGACGCGCTGCGGCTCGTGGACGACGCGACGAGCTTCGGCGGGGTGCGGTCCACGGCCGAACGGCGGGGGCGCTGGGGCGGGGACGCGGTGCCGGAGGGCTTCATCCGCCTGTCGGTCGGTGCCGAGGACTCTGAGGACCTGGTGGCGGATGTGCTGCGTGCGCTCGACGCGTCGAACGCCTGA
- a CDS encoding SsgA family sporulation/cell division regulator, whose product MRESVQAEVMMSFLVSEELSFRIPVELRYESSDPYAVRLTFHLPGDAPVTWAFGRELLIDGVGRPCGEGDVRVTPVEPDALGEVLIRLQVGSDQALFRSSTAPLVAFLDRTDKLVPLGQEGSLADFDAHLDEALDRILAEQGAG is encoded by the coding sequence ATGCGCGAGTCCGTACAAGCAGAGGTCATGATGAGCTTTCTCGTGTCCGAGGAGCTCTCCTTCCGCATTCCGGTGGAGCTGCGCTATGAGTCCAGTGATCCCTATGCCGTCCGGCTGACCTTCCACTTGCCCGGTGATGCCCCGGTTACGTGGGCTTTCGGGCGGGAGTTGCTGATCGACGGTGTCGGCCGGCCGTGCGGGGAGGGCGATGTGCGGGTCACGCCGGTCGAACCCGACGCGCTGGGCGAGGTGTTGATCCGGCTTCAGGTGGGCAGTGACCAGGCGTTGTTCCGGTCGTCGACGGCACCGCTCGTCGCTTTCCTGGACCGTACGGACAAGCTGGTGCCGCTGGGTCAGGAGGGTTCGCTCGCCGACTTCGACGCGCACCTCGACGAGGCCCTGGACCGCATCCTCGCCGAGCAGGGCGCTGGTTGA
- a CDS encoding MFS transporter: MPLALLALAIGAFGIGTTEFVIMGLLPEVAGDYGVSIPTAGYLVTGYALGVMFGAPLMTVLGTKISRKRMLMLLMGLFIVGNLLSALAPTFSVMLIGRIVASLAHGAFFGIGSVVATDLVAPDKKAGAIAMMFTGLTVANVVGVPLGTLVGQSVGWRVTFGIVAALGVVGLAGIARLVPDMPKAEGVRLRHELAAFKNVQVLLAMAMTVLGFGGVFAAITYIAPMMTNVAGFADGSVTWLLVLFGLGMVGGNLVGGKFADRALMPMLYVSLGALAVVLALFTLTAHDKLLSAITIALIGALGFATVPPLQKRVLDQAHGAPTLASAVNIGAFNLGNALSAWLGGIVIAAGLGYTAPNWVGAALAAGALVLAFLSAALERRAGGPSTVVTGSAPAGQRAAVHH; the protein is encoded by the coding sequence ATGCCTCTCGCGCTTCTGGCCCTCGCGATCGGGGCCTTCGGGATCGGAACGACGGAATTCGTGATCATGGGTTTGCTGCCCGAGGTCGCGGGCGACTACGGGGTCTCCATCCCCACCGCCGGATACCTGGTGACCGGCTACGCGCTCGGCGTCATGTTCGGCGCCCCACTGATGACCGTGCTCGGCACCAAGATCTCCCGCAAGCGGATGCTGATGCTGCTGATGGGCCTGTTCATCGTCGGCAACCTGCTCTCGGCCCTCGCCCCCACCTTCTCCGTCATGCTGATCGGCCGGATCGTCGCCTCGCTGGCCCACGGCGCCTTCTTCGGCATCGGCTCGGTCGTCGCGACCGACCTCGTCGCCCCGGACAAGAAGGCCGGAGCCATCGCGATGATGTTCACCGGCCTGACCGTCGCCAACGTGGTCGGCGTCCCGCTGGGCACGCTCGTCGGGCAGTCCGTCGGCTGGCGGGTGACCTTCGGCATCGTCGCCGCCCTCGGCGTCGTCGGCCTGGCCGGCATCGCCCGGCTCGTCCCCGACATGCCCAAGGCGGAGGGCGTGCGCCTGCGGCACGAGCTGGCCGCCTTCAAGAACGTGCAGGTGCTGCTCGCGATGGCCATGACCGTCCTCGGCTTCGGCGGTGTCTTCGCGGCCATCACCTACATCGCGCCGATGATGACCAACGTCGCAGGCTTCGCCGACGGCTCCGTCACCTGGCTGCTGGTCCTCTTCGGCCTCGGCATGGTCGGCGGCAACCTCGTCGGCGGCAAGTTCGCCGACCGCGCCCTGATGCCCATGCTGTATGTCTCCCTGGGTGCCCTGGCCGTCGTCCTGGCGCTGTTCACCCTCACCGCCCACGACAAGCTGCTGTCGGCGATCACCATCGCGCTGATCGGTGCCCTGGGCTTCGCCACCGTGCCACCGCTCCAGAAGCGGGTCCTCGACCAGGCGCACGGCGCCCCGACCCTGGCCTCCGCCGTGAACATCGGCGCCTTCAACCTCGGCAACGCCCTGTCCGCCTGGCTCGGCGGCATCGTGATCGCGGCGGGCCTCGGCTACACCGCCCCCAACTGGGTCGGTGCCGCCCTGGCCGCCGGAGCCCTGGTCCTGGCCTTCCTCTCGGCCGCCCTGGAGCGTCGTGCCGGCGGTCCCAGCACCGTCGTCACGGGTTCTGCACCGGCCGGGCAGCGAGCCGCTGTCCACCACTGA
- a CDS encoding GNAT family N-acetyltransferase: MPTPSLASLPIRRLTLRDQAACADLSEDRGWPREEHKWGFLLTAGKGYGIDDPDGGLVSACVVTEYGPQNPALAAIGMVLVAGRHARQGVGRRLMHHVVSAMGTTPVTLHATPYGRPLYEELGFKVTGRAEMVLGRFTPGRPEPRVSTRPATAEDLTAILRLDEQVFGTDRTHIVTRLPAFADQLRVAEEGGRIIGYAGAWPNMDTHVVGPLIARDTSVAQALIVSLAAHTDRPLRTDIDVRHEELLAWVKERGLESVAFNSVMTYGITELPGDWRRRFAPVTVAAG; this comes from the coding sequence GTGCCGACTCCTTCTCTTGCCTCATTGCCCATCCGTCGTCTGACGCTCCGCGATCAAGCCGCCTGCGCCGACTTGTCCGAGGACCGGGGGTGGCCACGGGAGGAGCACAAGTGGGGCTTCCTCCTCACGGCCGGAAAGGGCTACGGCATCGACGACCCCGACGGCGGCCTCGTGAGCGCCTGTGTCGTCACCGAGTACGGACCGCAGAACCCCGCCCTCGCCGCGATCGGTATGGTTCTGGTCGCCGGACGGCACGCTCGGCAGGGCGTGGGACGCCGGCTGATGCACCATGTCGTCTCGGCGATGGGCACCACACCTGTCACCCTGCACGCGACGCCCTACGGCCGCCCCCTCTACGAGGAACTCGGCTTCAAGGTCACCGGGCGCGCCGAGATGGTCCTCGGGCGCTTTACTCCCGGCCGGCCTGAACCGAGGGTCTCCACCCGCCCCGCGACCGCCGAGGACCTCACCGCGATCCTCCGGCTCGACGAGCAGGTGTTCGGGACCGACCGCACCCACATCGTCACCCGGCTCCCCGCATTCGCCGACCAGTTGCGTGTGGCCGAGGAGGGCGGGCGGATCATCGGGTACGCGGGTGCCTGGCCCAACATGGACACCCACGTCGTCGGCCCGCTCATCGCACGCGACACGTCGGTGGCGCAGGCGCTCATCGTCTCTCTTGCCGCCCACACCGACCGTCCGCTGCGCACCGACATCGATGTGCGGCACGAAGAGCTCCTCGCGTGGGTGAAGGAGCGCGGCCTGGAGTCCGTCGCCTTCAACTCGGTGATGACGTACGGGATCACCGAGTTGCCCGGAGACTGGCGCCGCCGATTCGCGCCGGTCACAGTCGCGGCGGGCTGA